In Streptomyces ambofaciens ATCC 23877, a single genomic region encodes these proteins:
- a CDS encoding sensor histidine kinase, whose translation MTQEHQGGSRGWTATRKGVWSWLRFTSLRLRLVLVFGLVALTAAVSASGIAYWLNREAVLTRTQDAVLRGFEQEMQNRAGALPEHPAQDELQHTAGQMANSSQRFSVLLVAEDATGRTVYGSSGGLGGFALSDVPESLRTAVNKEQKVTSANKHPYHLYWQRITDGDTPYLVAGTKVIGGGPTGYMLKSLEPEAKDLNSLAWSLGIATALALLGSALLAQALATTVLKPVHRLGVAARRLGEGKLDTRLRVSGTDELADLSRTFNSAAEALEKRVADMAGREQASRRFVADMSHELRTPLTAITAVTEVLEEELEFEGGGFDPMIEPAVRLVVSETRRLNDLVENLMEVTRFDAGTARLVLDDVDVADQITACIDARAWLDAVDLDAERGIHARLDPRRLDVILANLIGNALKHGGSPVRVTVARADDEVVIRVRDHGPGIPEDVLPHVFDRFYKASASRPRSEGSGLGLSIALENAHIHGGGITAENSSEGGAVFTLRLPQDPPADEDAEDGAGDGSRGKDAKGQV comes from the coding sequence CCGCCGTGTCGGCGTCCGGCATCGCGTACTGGCTGAACCGGGAGGCGGTGCTCACCCGCACCCAGGACGCCGTGCTGCGCGGCTTCGAGCAGGAGATGCAGAACCGGGCGGGCGCGCTGCCCGAGCACCCCGCGCAGGACGAGTTGCAGCACACCGCGGGGCAGATGGCCAACAGCAGCCAGCGGTTCAGCGTGCTGCTGGTCGCCGAGGACGCCACCGGCCGGACCGTGTACGGCAGTTCCGGCGGACTGGGCGGCTTCGCGCTCTCCGACGTGCCCGAGTCGCTGCGCACGGCGGTGAACAAGGAGCAGAAGGTCACCTCGGCCAACAAGCATCCCTACCACCTGTACTGGCAGCGGATCACCGACGGCGACACCCCGTATCTGGTGGCCGGCACGAAGGTGATCGGGGGCGGACCGACCGGCTACATGCTCAAGTCGCTGGAGCCGGAGGCCAAGGACCTGAACTCCCTGGCCTGGTCGCTGGGTATCGCCACCGCGCTCGCCCTGCTGGGATCGGCGCTGCTGGCGCAGGCCCTGGCGACGACCGTGCTGAAGCCGGTGCACCGGCTCGGGGTCGCGGCGCGGCGCCTCGGCGAGGGGAAGCTGGACACCCGCCTGCGCGTGTCCGGCACCGACGAACTGGCCGACCTGTCCCGGACGTTCAACAGCGCCGCCGAGGCGCTGGAGAAACGGGTCGCGGACATGGCCGGCCGGGAGCAGGCCTCCCGGCGTTTCGTGGCGGACATGAGCCATGAGCTGCGTACCCCGCTGACGGCGATCACCGCCGTCACCGAGGTGCTGGAGGAGGAGCTGGAGTTCGAGGGCGGCGGCTTCGACCCGATGATCGAGCCCGCCGTACGGCTGGTGGTCAGCGAGACGCGGCGGCTGAACGACCTGGTGGAGAACCTGATGGAGGTCACCCGCTTCGACGCGGGCACCGCCCGGCTGGTCCTCGACGACGTCGACGTCGCCGACCAGATCACCGCCTGCATCGACGCCCGCGCGTGGCTGGACGCCGTCGACCTGGACGCCGAACGCGGCATCCACGCCCGGCTGGACCCGCGCCGCCTGGACGTCATCCTGGCCAACCTGATCGGGAACGCGCTCAAGCACGGCGGTTCTCCGGTGCGGGTGACGGTGGCGCGGGCGGACGACGAGGTGGTCATCCGGGTGCGGGACCACGGGCCCGGCATCCCCGAGGACGTCCTGCCGCACGTCTTCGACCGCTTCTACAAGGCGAGCGCCTCCCGGCCGCGCTCCGAGGGCAGCGGGCTCGGCCTGTCCATCGCCCTGGAGAACGCGCACATCCACGGCGGTGGGATCACCGCCGAGAACTCCTCCGAGGGCGGCGCGGTGTTCACGCTGCGGCTGCCGCAGGACCCGCCGGCGGACGAGGACGCCGAGGACGGCGCGGGTGACGGGAGCAGGGGCAAGGACGCGAAGGGACAGGTCTGA